A window of Marinobacter salarius contains these coding sequences:
- a CDS encoding zinc-dependent alcohol dehydrogenase family protein, which yields MARIVRIHEYGDASVLKLEELDVHAPAADEIQIGVKAIGLNRAEVMFRNHAYLQEADFPSRLGYEAAGLVTAVGSEVTDIKVGDSVALIPPLDIARWGTYGELANVPAHLVVKNPAHLSFEEAAASWMQYVTAWGALIEQAQLQEGDFVLVTAASSSVGLAAFQMARMVGATPIAITRTRAKKQALLDAGAAHVIASDEENIVEQVTALTNGHGARVVFDPVGGPSFEPLTQSMARGGILLQYGALSTEPTPFPLFTVLGKSLTLKGYLYAEIVADPSALARAKAFILEGLESGALRPLIAKTFALDEIQEAHRFLEANQQIGKIVVTV from the coding sequence ATGGCACGAATTGTAAGAATCCATGAATACGGTGACGCTAGCGTCCTCAAGTTGGAAGAATTGGACGTACATGCACCGGCAGCAGACGAGATCCAAATTGGTGTTAAAGCCATTGGCTTGAACCGCGCCGAAGTCATGTTTCGTAATCACGCTTACCTGCAAGAGGCCGACTTTCCAAGTCGCCTTGGCTACGAGGCCGCAGGCCTTGTAACGGCTGTTGGTAGCGAGGTAACGGATATCAAGGTGGGAGATTCCGTCGCCTTGATTCCCCCATTGGATATTGCCCGCTGGGGTACATACGGAGAATTGGCCAATGTGCCGGCTCACCTTGTGGTCAAGAACCCAGCGCATTTGTCCTTCGAAGAGGCCGCTGCATCCTGGATGCAGTACGTTACGGCCTGGGGCGCCCTTATTGAGCAGGCGCAACTGCAGGAAGGCGACTTTGTTCTAGTCACTGCCGCTTCCAGCAGTGTCGGCTTGGCTGCCTTCCAGATGGCTCGCATGGTCGGCGCTACACCAATAGCGATTACCCGCACCCGTGCAAAGAAACAAGCGCTTCTGGATGCTGGAGCAGCTCATGTCATTGCCAGCGATGAAGAAAATATCGTTGAACAAGTCACGGCATTGACCAACGGGCACGGAGCCCGCGTAGTGTTCGATCCTGTTGGTGGCCCATCTTTCGAGCCGCTCACACAGAGCATGGCCCGAGGCGGCATTCTTCTGCAATATGGTGCGCTGAGCACCGAGCCAACCCCGTTCCCACTGTTTACCGTTTTGGGGAAGAGCCTGACTCTCAAGGGCTACCTTTATGCAGAAATCGTTGCTGACCCCAGCGCTCTCGCGAGAGCCAAAGCGTTTATTCTTGAGGGTTTGGAATCCGGAGCGCTCCGACCACTCATTGCAAAAACCTTTGCGTTGGACGAGATACAGGAAGCACATAGGTTTCTGGAAGCTAATCAGCAGATTGGAAAGATCGTAGTGACGGTTTGA
- a CDS encoding LysR substrate-binding domain-containing protein, translating into MQDLNDLFYFVKVVEHGGFAPAGRALGLPKSKLSRRVAELESRLDTRLINRSPRVFTVTELGKEYYRHCVAMLVEADAAQEVIDHSRSEPVGSIRVSCPSGIIYFLVAPLIVRFMQRYPKVKIEMEATSRRIDVVREGFDVALRVRYPPLEDSDLTMKVLSKSPQCLMAAPEVVTQYPKTITPDDLSKLPSIDFEQWDGQHVWCLDGPAGASVKIHHQPRLVTDDVFTLLKAAVGGLGVVKMPLIVGGQDLIDGNLVSILPDWRPRGGIFHAVFPSRRGLLPAVRAFLDFLADSLGEVDFRLPDDN; encoded by the coding sequence ATGCAGGATCTGAACGATCTTTTTTACTTCGTAAAGGTGGTAGAACACGGCGGATTTGCGCCGGCGGGCAGGGCACTTGGGTTACCCAAATCCAAGTTGAGCCGGCGCGTCGCAGAGCTCGAGAGCCGACTTGATACCCGGCTGATCAATCGCTCACCGCGTGTCTTCACCGTCACAGAGTTGGGGAAAGAGTATTATCGCCACTGCGTGGCAATGCTGGTCGAGGCCGATGCGGCACAGGAAGTCATCGATCATTCCCGCTCCGAGCCAGTGGGCTCGATACGGGTGAGCTGCCCGTCGGGAATCATCTATTTTCTGGTGGCGCCGCTGATCGTCCGGTTTATGCAGCGGTATCCGAAAGTGAAAATCGAGATGGAAGCAACAAGCCGGCGGATCGATGTTGTCAGGGAAGGATTCGATGTTGCCTTGCGAGTAAGGTATCCACCGCTCGAAGACAGTGACTTAACGATGAAAGTATTGTCCAAAAGTCCCCAGTGCCTGATGGCTGCGCCGGAGGTGGTTACCCAGTATCCGAAGACAATCACACCCGATGATCTATCAAAACTCCCCAGTATCGATTTCGAACAATGGGATGGGCAGCATGTCTGGTGCCTGGATGGACCCGCTGGTGCATCCGTTAAAATTCACCACCAGCCACGCCTGGTTACCGATGACGTCTTTACGTTGCTCAAGGCTGCTGTGGGTGGTTTAGGTGTGGTAAAAATGCCGCTAATCGTCGGTGGGCAGGACCTGATTGACGGCAACCTCGTCAGCATTTTACCGGACTGGCGACCTCGCGGAGGTATTTTCCACGCTGTTTTCCCATCGCGCCGGGGACTGCTTCCGGCTGTAAGAGCGTTTCTGGATTTTCTGGCTGACTCACTGGGCGAGGTCGATTTCAGATTGCCAGATGACAACTGA
- the ycaC gene encoding isochorismate family cysteine hydrolase YcaC: MSKPYVRLDKNDAAVLMVDHQTGLLSLVRDIDPDKFKNNVLAMGDLAQYFGLPTILTTSFETGPNGPLVPELKEQFPSAPYIARPGQINAWDNEDFVKAVKDTGKKQLIIAGVVTEVCVAFPALSALAEGYEVFVVTDASGTFNELTRHSAWDRMSQAGAQLMTWFGLACELHRDWRNDIEGLGALFSNHIPDYRNLITSYNTLPEKQ, from the coding sequence ATGAGTAAACCCTATGTTCGACTCGATAAAAACGATGCTGCGGTACTGATGGTAGATCATCAGACCGGCCTGCTCTCCTTGGTCCGCGATATTGACCCTGACAAGTTTAAGAACAATGTATTGGCGATGGGTGATCTGGCTCAATACTTTGGGCTTCCAACGATTCTGACAACCAGCTTTGAGACCGGCCCCAACGGTCCATTGGTTCCGGAACTGAAAGAACAGTTTCCCTCTGCCCCTTACATCGCCCGCCCGGGGCAGATTAATGCCTGGGACAATGAGGATTTTGTGAAGGCCGTTAAGGATACAGGCAAGAAGCAACTGATCATCGCCGGCGTCGTTACCGAAGTATGTGTTGCTTTCCCGGCACTCTCGGCGCTGGCCGAAGGCTATGAAGTATTCGTGGTGACGGACGCCTCCGGGACGTTCAACGAACTGACCCGGCACTCCGCCTGGGATCGGATGTCGCAGGCCGGTGCCCAACTGATGACCTGGTTCGGGCTGGCTTGTGAGCTGCACCGTGACTGGCGCAACGATATTGAGGGGCTCGGAGCCCTGTTCTCAAACCACATCCCTGACTACCGAAACCTGATTACCAGTTACAACACTCTGCCTGAGAAGCAATAG
- a CDS encoding hydrolase has product MTSPENFNGQRPVIDPDDAVLLLIDHQSGLFQTIGDMPMTELRARATALAKIATLSKLPVITTASVPQGPNGPLIPEIHENAPHAQYVARKGEINAWDNPDFVAAVEATGRKTLIIAGTITSVCMAFPAISAVAEGYKVFAVVDASGTYSKMAQEITMARVVQAGVVPMDTAAVASELQKTWHRDDAQAWAEAYTYIFPAYQLLIESYARAQEVVQNNEALDSNR; this is encoded by the coding sequence ATGACTTCTCCCGAAAACTTTAACGGTCAGCGCCCGGTTATTGATCCAGACGACGCCGTCCTGCTTCTGATTGACCACCAAAGCGGTTTGTTTCAGACCATCGGTGACATGCCCATGACCGAACTTCGAGCTCGTGCCACCGCACTGGCTAAAATTGCCACACTGTCCAAACTGCCCGTAATCACTACGGCATCTGTCCCCCAGGGCCCCAACGGCCCACTGATACCGGAGATTCACGAAAACGCGCCCCATGCGCAATACGTGGCACGCAAAGGTGAAATCAATGCCTGGGATAACCCGGACTTTGTTGCGGCGGTTGAAGCAACCGGTCGCAAAACGCTGATTATTGCAGGGACAATCACTAGCGTGTGCATGGCCTTCCCTGCGATTAGCGCCGTTGCTGAAGGCTATAAAGTCTTCGCGGTCGTCGACGCTTCCGGCACCTACAGCAAGATGGCCCAAGAGATCACCATGGCTCGAGTTGTCCAGGCCGGTGTGGTCCCGATGGACACCGCTGCGGTCGCCTCGGAGCTGCAAAAAACCTGGCATCGTGATGATGCGCAGGCATGGGCGGAAGCCTATACCTATATCTTCCCTGCCTACCAATTGCTCATCGAAAGCTACGCCAGAGCGCAAGAGGTGGTCCAGAACAATGAGGCGCTGGACTCAAACCGATAA
- a CDS encoding pirin family protein, with translation MKKILTTYGPPRGHWVGDGFPVRSLFSYDRMGASNISPFLLLDYAGPSEFPPAQRPRGVGQHPHRGFETVTVVYSGELEHRDTSGAGGLIGEGDVQWMTAGGGIVHEEFHSQQFTEQGGLLDMVQLWVNLPASAKDTPAAYQTLLNKDIPRVSLEDDGGTLRVIAGEYLEHKGPANTFTPINVWDLRLEPGARVNLPIPEGHTTLVAVLNGLVQINDTDVLREAELANLDREGQEIVLESNNDARLLVLSGEPIDEPVVGYGPFVMNTEGEIKKAMLDFQSGKFGAL, from the coding sequence GTGAAAAAGATTCTGACAACGTACGGTCCCCCTCGTGGTCATTGGGTGGGTGATGGCTTTCCGGTTCGTTCGCTCTTCTCCTACGATCGGATGGGCGCCTCGAATATTTCACCGTTTCTGCTACTGGATTACGCCGGGCCATCGGAATTTCCTCCGGCTCAACGTCCTCGGGGGGTTGGTCAACACCCTCATCGAGGCTTTGAGACCGTGACAGTGGTGTACAGCGGTGAGCTGGAACACAGGGATACCTCGGGCGCAGGAGGGCTCATTGGTGAGGGAGACGTTCAGTGGATGACCGCTGGCGGGGGTATCGTTCACGAGGAGTTCCATTCACAACAATTCACTGAGCAAGGTGGTTTGCTGGATATGGTGCAGCTCTGGGTCAACTTACCTGCATCGGCAAAGGACACGCCGGCGGCTTACCAGACGTTGCTCAATAAGGATATCCCTCGCGTGTCCCTGGAAGATGATGGTGGAACGCTGCGAGTCATTGCTGGTGAGTATCTTGAGCATAAAGGACCTGCCAATACATTCACGCCAATCAATGTGTGGGATCTAAGGCTGGAGCCTGGTGCCCGTGTGAATTTGCCGATACCCGAAGGCCACACCACCTTGGTGGCGGTGCTGAACGGTTTAGTTCAAATCAATGACACCGATGTGTTGCGTGAAGCGGAGCTTGCGAACCTGGACAGAGAAGGGCAAGAGATTGTGTTGGAGTCCAATAATGACGCTCGGTTGCTCGTGTTGAGTGGCGAACCCATTGATGAGCCGGTCGTAGGCTATGGACCCTTTGTGATGAATACAGAGGGAGAAATTAAAAAGGCCATGCTCGACTTTCAATCAGGAAAATTCGGCGCTCTCTAG